The sequence ACTGCTTACAGAGGGTGGCTATCCATATGTGAGCGGTGACGCCGGACTCTGGTGCGACCGGCTCGTGCGCGGGCTCGCACAGCACGAGTTCGACCTCTACGCGCTCAGCCGCAGCCGGCAGCAGGAGGACGCGGGCTGGGTCCCGCTCCCGCCACAGGTCGGCCGGGTGCGTACGGCGCCACTGTGGACGGCCGAGGGCGACGCGGTCCCTTACGGGCGGCGCGCGCGCCGGCGCTTCACCGAGTGCTACGGGGAACTGGTCGCGGCGGTGTGCGCCGGATCCGACGCGGTGTTCGACGCGTCCTCCCGCGCGGCGTCCCCTCACCTGGCGGACCGTTTCGGCAATGCGCTCTACGGCCTCGCCGAACTCGCCCGCGACCAGGGCGGACTGGTCGGCGCACTCCGCTCCGACACCGCCGTACGCACCCTGGAACGAGCCTGCCGCGCCCCCGGCGCGCTGCGCACGGCGCGCGAGGCGCGCGTACCCGATCTGCTCACCGTCGCCGCGCATCTCGAACGCGCCCTGCGCCCCCTCTCCCTCGACTGGTACGGCGACGACGGCCTCGGCGCGGCCGACCTCTGCCACGCCACCGCGGGCGGCCCGGCCGCCCTGACCGGACTGCTCGCCCGGCACTTCTGCGAGGTACCGCTGCTGGTCACCGAGTACGGCGTACAGCTGCGCTCGCACTATCTGGCCCTCGGCCCGGACGCCGCGGCCCCCGCCGTACGCGCCCTGCTCGCCGCCTTCCACGGCCTGCTGGCCGCCGAGGTCTACCGGCGCGCCGCGATCCTCACGCCCGGCAACGCCCACGCCCGCCGCTGGCAGGAACGGTGCGGCGCCGAGCGCGCAAGGATCCGCACCGTCCATCCGGGCATGGAGGCCTCCCGCTTCGCGGAGGTCGGCGAGTCCCCGGACCACGCCGACCCCGACACGCTCGTCTGGGTCGGGCGCGTCGAACCCGCCAAGGACCTGGTGTCCCTGCTGCACGCCTTCGCCGAGATCCGCAAGGAGGAGCCCAGGGCCCGCCTGCGGATCGTGGGCGCACCCGCGGGGCCCGAGGGCGAGGCCTACCTGGGCCACTGCCGGGTGCTGGCCGCCCAGCTCTTCCCGGACGAGGCGGAGGGCGTGCACGCCGTGGGGGACAATCCGGTCTCCTTCGAGGAGATCGGCGACCCCGAGGCCCCGACCCTGCCCGACGCGTACGCCGACAGCGCCGTCGTCGTCCTCTCCAGCCTCGTCGAAGGCTTCCCGATCACTCTGGTCGAGGCCATGTTCTGCGGCCGCGCCACCGTGTCCACCGACGTCGGCGCGGTGGTGGAGGCCATCGGCGGCACGGGCCTCGTCGTGCCCCCGCGCAATCCGCGGGCGCTCGCCGAGGCATGCGTGGCGCTGCTGCGCGACCCCGAGCGCCGTGAGCGCCTGGGCGCCGCCGCCCGCGCCCGCGCGCTCGAACTGTTCACCGTCGAGCAGAACATCGCGGCGTTTCACTGCATCTACCTGGAGATCGTCTCGCACTGTCCGGTCCGCCGGGTGGTCCTGGACGCAGCAGGCGAACCCCTGCCGTTCGCCACCCCGCCCGAGGCCCACGTCCCCGGCCGCTGGACCGGCCCCACGGCCCCCGCACTGCCCCGGGGTGTTCCCCGCTGGGCAGCGGGCGGCCCGGTCCGTGCGACCCCGCTGGCGACTCCGGAGGGGGCGCGATGAACGGCTCCGGCGCGGCGGAGGGCGCCCGTGACGAGGGAAGAACGGCGATGAACGGGGCGGGTGGCCCGGGCGCCGTGCGCGAGCCGGGCGGACCGGAGAGCCCCGGCATGCCGATCGGCGCGGACGCGTGGGGCGCGTGGCCGGGACAATGGCCGACGGGGGAGCGCCGCGTGCCCGAGAGCGCTGCCGATGGCCCGGACCCCGGGCCCAGGGCGGCCTCCACGGCTCCCGCGGCCTGGGCCGCGCCGTCCGACGCGGGCGTTCCCACACCCGCGGACGCACCGCAGGCCTTCGCGGCGTCCTCGCTTTCGGCAGCCAAGGCTTCGGCGGGTTCCGTCGGCGGGATCCGGCCGCCGACGTCGGCGGCATCGGCGCGTTCCCGAGCGGCCCGGACGCCGGCGCCCTCGGCCCCGGTGCCTGGCGGAGCGGGCGCCGAGCCCGGCAGGAGCCGCAGAACCGCACCCCGGCGCGGCACCGCGGATCCCGTGAAGGCCCTGTTGCACCGTCACCGGAAGCTGTGCGAACGGGCCGTGGATCCGCTGGAGATCGCCGCCGGCCTCGAGGCGCTCGGCATGACCGACCGGACCGCCGCCCGCTTCCGCCACCGCGACGTCTTCTCGCTCGCAGAGGAGCTGTACGCGCGCGTGCCCCGCGACGGAGCAGCGCGTCCGCACCCCGAGCCCGTGTGCGCCCCCCGCGTCGGCGCCGACTGGATCCTGCTCACCCTCCTGCCCGGGGCGCTCGGCGCGGCCACCCTCGCCGGACTGCGCCTCGCCCACGGCCACAGCCGCCCCCTCGTGGCCCTCGGCGGACTCCTCGCCGTCGGCCTCGCGATCCGCGCGGCCCTGCGCCGCGGCCCCCTCGCCGCCACGCCCGGCGCACCAGCGTGGCGGACCGGATCGGCCACGCGCGCGTGGACCCTCTGTCTGCTCGGCTACGCCCTCCTGGGCGACGGACTCCTGCGGGCGATCCTGGCCGGAGGCCCCGACGCCCTGCCCACCGGTGCCCCGGACGGACCCTGGCCCGCTTCCGCCGCGCCCGTCCTGGCACTCACCCTGGCCTGCGCCCCGGCCGCCTGGTGCACCTACCTCTTCGCCGCGGGCGCCCGCCGCAGGCTCGCCGGCAGCCGCGGCCTGGAGGACTTCACGGCCGCCACCCGGCCGCTGCTGCTCGGCACCGTCGCCCTGTTCCTGGGCGCTCTCACCGGTCTGCTCGCCCTGTGCGGCGCCGCCCTGCACGAGAGCGCGCACTATCCGCAGACCCTCACCCTCGGCGCCCTGCTCCTGCTCGCCCGCCTCCTCACCGTGCACCACCGCCGGCACGCCCCAGCCCTCGTCCTCGGCGCGGCGGCGGCCACCGAGGCCGCGGCCCTCGCCCTGCCCCTGGCCGGCCGGCTGCCCGGCTGCGCCTTCCTGGCGACCCCCGTCCAGACCCTGGTGGACGCCTGGGGCACCGCCGGTGTCCCCGCGCTCGCCTGTGGCGCAGCGGCCCTGACCCTGCTGGTCCATGCCCAGCGCACGCTCACCCGGGCCTCGGCCCACGCGCCCACGGGAGCACCTGAGTGAACCTTCCGCCACCGGCCCCCGGCCGCAGCCGCTCGCGCCCGGCCCACCGCCGCGGGAGCCCGCACCACGCCTTTGACGCCGCAGGCAACTCGCACCACCCCTTTGAAGGAGAAGACCAGATGAGTACCTCCCGACACGGAGCGCCCGGAGCGTCCGGAGCCTTGGGAGCAGCCGGAGCGCACACCCCGGGAGCCGCACGATGAGGGTCCTGCTGATCGGAGCCAACGGGTACATCGGCCGCTTCGTCGCCGACCGCCTGCTCGCCGACCCGGCCGTCCAGCTCACCGCGCTCGGCCGCGGCGACGACGCCGACGTCCGCTTCGACCTCGCTACCGGCAGCCCCGGAGCGCTCACCCGCTTCCTGGACGCGGTCCACCCCGGAGTCGTCGTCAACTGCTCCGGCGCCACCCGCGGCGGCGCCCGCGAACTCACCCGGCACAACACCGTCGCCGTCGCGACCGTCTGCGAAGCCCTGCGCCGCAGCGGCTGCGGCGCCCGCCTGGTGCAGATCGGCTGCGGCTCCGAGTACGGCCCCAGCCAGCCCGGCTCCTCCACGGCCGAGGACGCCGTGCCCCGCCCCGGCGGGCCGTACGGCGTCAGCAAACTCGCCGCCACCGAACTGGTCCTCGGCTCCGGTCTCGACGCCGTCGTCCTGCGCGTCTTCTCACCCGCCGGACCCGGCACCCCGGCCGGCTCCCCGCTCGGCCGGCTCGCCGAGGCCATGCGCCGTGCCATGCAGTCCGGCGACGGGGAACTCAAACTCGGCGGCCTCGGCGTCCAACGCGACTTCGTCGACGTCCGCGACGTCGCCCGCGCCGTGCACGCCGCCTCCCTCTCCGCCGCACAGGGCGTCATCAACATCGGCTCCGGCCGCGCGGTCCGTCTCCGCGACGCTGCCGCCGTCCTCGCCCGGGTCGCCGGATACGGCGGCGCCCTCCACGAACTCGACGCCCCTCCCGTGCCGTTGCGCAGCCCCATCGGCCACCCCCGCGTCGACTCCGACCACGCGGCCCCGGTCGCATACCCGTACCCGGACGGCTGCGGCAGCTGGCAGCAGGCCGATGTACGCACCGCCCGCGACCGGCTCGGCTGGCGGCCCCGGATCAACCTCGAAGAATCCCTCGCCGACATCTGGATGGAGGCGGCATGCCGCATCTGACCAGCACCACAGCGCGCACCCCGCGCACCGGCACCCGTACCGCCCTGGGCATCCCCGGTTACGCCCACCCGCTCGTCGCCCCCGACCAGTGGGCCGAACTCGCCCGCCCCGGCACCCCACTGGACTGGGTCGTCCTGAACGTCGCCTCCGGACCCGGCACACGCCCCGACCCGCACTGCCTGCAAGCGGCCGCCCGGCTGCGCTGCGCCGGGGTGCGCGTCCTCGGTCATCTGGACCTCACCCACGGTGCCCGGGCCCTCGCCGACCTGCTCGGCGACGCGCACCGCTACCTCGACTGGTACCGGACCGACGGCTTCCTGCTGGACCGCTGCCCCACCGAGCGCACGGTCCTTCCCGAGGTCCGCCGCGCGATCACCACTCTGCGGTCGATCAGTGAGACCGCCCACATCGTCCTCGGCCACGGCAGCCACCCGCACCCCGGATACGCGGAGGACGCCGACCAGCTGGTGACCTTCTCCGGCTCCTGGTCCGACTACCGCTGGTCCCAGGTGGCCGAGTGGACCGCCGACTACCCGCCCGATCGCTTCTGCCACTTCGTGCACGGTGTGCCCGGGGGCCATCTGGAAGAGGCGCTGCGCATCGCCCGCTGGCAGGGCGCGTCGACGATCTACTTCACGGACCGCACCGACCACGGTGGCCGCACGGACCCGTGGGAGACGATGCCCGGCTACTGGGACGACATTGTCTCGCGTATCGGAACGGGTGTCTCGGAATGAAGAAGGCCGTGGCAGTGTTACGGACAGAACAACCGTAGTGATTGACCGACCAACGGAGTCCCCGTGTCGCTGCCACCCCTGGTCGAGCCAGCTGCTGAGCTCACCGTAGACGAGGTCCGCCGGTACTCCCGCCACCTGATCATCCCCGACGTCGGGATGGACGGGCAGAAGCGGCTGAAGAACGCCAAGGTGCTCTGTGTGGGCGCCGGCGGCCTGGGCTCGCCGGCGCTGATGTACCTGGCCGCCGCAGGCGTGGGCACGCTGGGCATCGTGGAGTTCGACGAGGTCGACGAGTCGAATCTGCAGCGCCAGATCATCCACAGCCAGTCCGACATCGGCCGTTCCAAGGCCGAATCCGCGCGTGACTCGGTCAAGGGCATCAACCCGTACGTGAACGTGATCCTTCACGAGGAGCGGCTGGAAGCCGACAACGTGATGGACATCTTCAGCCAGTACGACCTGATCGTCGACGGCACGGACAACTTCGCGACCCGCTACCTGGTCAACGACGCGTGCGTGCTGCTGAACAAGCCGTACGTCTGGGGCTCGATCTACCGCTTCGACGGCCAGGCCTCGGTCTTCTGGTCCGAGTACGGCCCCTGCTACCGCTGCCTCTACCCGGAGCCCCCGCCGCCGGGCATGGTCCCCTCCTGCGCCGAGGGCGGCGTGCTGGGCGTGCTGTGCGCGTCCATCGGCTCCATCCAGGTCACCGAGGCGATCAAGGTCCTCACCGGCACCGGCGAGCCGCTGGTCGGCCGTCTGATGATCTACGATGCGCTGGAGATGCAGTACCGCCAGGTCAAGGTCCGCAAGGACCCGAACTGCGCGGTCTGCGGCGAGAACCCGACCGTCACCGAGCTCATCGACTACGAGGCCTTCTGCGGCGTCGTCTCCGAGGAGGCCCAGGAGGCGGCCGCCGGTTCGACGATCACTCCCAAGCAGCTCAAGGAGTGGATCGACGAGGGCGAGAACATCGAGATCATCGACGTCCGTGAGCCGAACGAGTACGAGATCGTCTCCATCCCGGGCGCCAAGCTGATCCCGAAGAACGAGTTCCTCATGGGCACGGCCCTGCAGGGCCTGCCGCAGGACAAGAAGATCGTCCTGCACTGCAAGACGGGTGTCCGCAGTGCGGAAGTCCTCGCCGTCCTGAAGTCCGCGGGCTTCTCGGACGCCGTCCACGTCGGCGGAGGCGTCATCGGCTGGGTCAACCAGATCGAGCCGGAGAAGCCGGTCTACTAGGCCTACGCCGTCCACGGTCCCGGAGGGGCTCGGCACCACGGGTGCCGGGCCCCTTTCCGTTGCCCGCTGTCCGCGTGTCCGCCCTACGAGCAGACCTTGCCGTCCCTCGGCACCGTCCCCTGCAGCAGGTAGGCGTTCACGGTCGAGTCGACGCAGGCGCTTCCGTTGCCGTACGCCCCGTGTCCCTCGCCCTTCCAGGTGAGTTCGACTCCGACGCCCTTGCCCAGTTCGTCGGCCATCCTGCGGGCACCCTCGTACGGCGTCGCAGGGTCCCCGGTGTTGCCGACCAGCAGGATCGGTGCCGCACCCGGCGCGCCGGCCTCGGGGGTGTCGAACTGCCCGGGCACCGGCCAGTCGTGGCACCAACCGGCCGTGTCCCAGCCCAGGAAGTCGCCGAACACCGGTGAGATCCGCTCGAACTCGGGCAGCAGCCTCTTCGTCTGCGCGGGCGTGGGCCGCTGCTTGTCGTCCAGGCACGATATGACCCGTTGGGCGTGGCTCGTCGTGCCGTAGTGTCCCGAGGCGTCCCGCTCGTTGTAGTCGTCCGCGAGCGCCAGCAGTGGGGAACCGTCGCCCTTCTCCGCCGAGTTGAGCGCACTGGTCAGCCGCGGCCAGCCGGCCTCGCTGTACAGCGGCAGGATGATTCCGGTGACCGCGAGCGT is a genomic window of Streptomyces griseochromogenes containing:
- a CDS encoding glycosyltransferase — protein: MSGDAGLWCDRLVRGLAQHEFDLYALSRSRQQEDAGWVPLPPQVGRVRTAPLWTAEGDAVPYGRRARRRFTECYGELVAAVCAGSDAVFDASSRAASPHLADRFGNALYGLAELARDQGGLVGALRSDTAVRTLERACRAPGALRTAREARVPDLLTVAAHLERALRPLSLDWYGDDGLGAADLCHATAGGPAALTGLLARHFCEVPLLVTEYGVQLRSHYLALGPDAAAPAVRALLAAFHGLLAAEVYRRAAILTPGNAHARRWQERCGAERARIRTVHPGMEASRFAEVGESPDHADPDTLVWVGRVEPAKDLVSLLHAFAEIRKEEPRARLRIVGAPAGPEGEAYLGHCRVLAAQLFPDEAEGVHAVGDNPVSFEEIGDPEAPTLPDAYADSAVVVLSSLVEGFPITLVEAMFCGRATVSTDVGAVVEAIGGTGLVVPPRNPRALAEACVALLRDPERRERLGAAARARALELFTVEQNIAAFHCIYLEIVSHCPVRRVVLDAAGEPLPFATPPEAHVPGRWTGPTAPALPRGVPRWAAGGPVRATPLATPEGAR
- a CDS encoding NAD-dependent epimerase/dehydratase family protein, which codes for MRVLLIGANGYIGRFVADRLLADPAVQLTALGRGDDADVRFDLATGSPGALTRFLDAVHPGVVVNCSGATRGGARELTRHNTVAVATVCEALRRSGCGARLVQIGCGSEYGPSQPGSSTAEDAVPRPGGPYGVSKLAATELVLGSGLDAVVLRVFSPAGPGTPAGSPLGRLAEAMRRAMQSGDGELKLGGLGVQRDFVDVRDVARAVHAASLSAAQGVINIGSGRAVRLRDAAAVLARVAGYGGALHELDAPPVPLRSPIGHPRVDSDHAAPVAYPYPDGCGSWQQADVRTARDRLGWRPRINLEESLADIWMEAACRI
- a CDS encoding spherulation-specific family 4 protein — encoded protein: MPHLTSTTARTPRTGTRTALGIPGYAHPLVAPDQWAELARPGTPLDWVVLNVASGPGTRPDPHCLQAAARLRCAGVRVLGHLDLTHGARALADLLGDAHRYLDWYRTDGFLLDRCPTERTVLPEVRRAITTLRSISETAHIVLGHGSHPHPGYAEDADQLVTFSGSWSDYRWSQVAEWTADYPPDRFCHFVHGVPGGHLEEALRIARWQGASTIYFTDRTDHGGRTDPWETMPGYWDDIVSRIGTGVSE
- the moeZ gene encoding adenylyltransferase/sulfurtransferase MoeZ; its protein translation is MSLPPLVEPAAELTVDEVRRYSRHLIIPDVGMDGQKRLKNAKVLCVGAGGLGSPALMYLAAAGVGTLGIVEFDEVDESNLQRQIIHSQSDIGRSKAESARDSVKGINPYVNVILHEERLEADNVMDIFSQYDLIVDGTDNFATRYLVNDACVLLNKPYVWGSIYRFDGQASVFWSEYGPCYRCLYPEPPPPGMVPSCAEGGVLGVLCASIGSIQVTEAIKVLTGTGEPLVGRLMIYDALEMQYRQVKVRKDPNCAVCGENPTVTELIDYEAFCGVVSEEAQEAAAGSTITPKQLKEWIDEGENIEIIDVREPNEYEIVSIPGAKLIPKNEFLMGTALQGLPQDKKIVLHCKTGVRSAEVLAVLKSAGFSDAVHVGGGVIGWVNQIEPEKPVY